AGCAACTTGCGCCGCCAGTCTTGGTGACTCCCCCCTGGCAACCCAACGCTGCTGCGGAAATCGCGAAGTTCATACTATGTACCGCCCGGAACCCTGTCAAGGACTTTGTTGCCGTGTTAGCATTGAGGGCGCCGAGAACGGCATCAGGCGTAACAAGCGAACATCCTGACGGCGGGGCGCGGTCGGGCCGCGTGCTGGTGAGCATCAGATGATCGTGAAGCGGACCCAGTTGCCTCTGGTCGGACAGAGGATCCGCGAGTTGAGGAAGGATCGAGCCCTCACGCAGGCCGACCTGGCGATGCGCGTGGGCATCCAGCAGTCGGACCTCTGCAGGATGGAGACCGGGGAGTACAAGGTCAGCCTCGAATCCCTCTTCAAGATACTCAAGATATTCGAGATGAACATCGCAGAGTTCTTCCACCTCACCACCACGGCCGATGTCACGCCGGGCGAGCAGGAGATCCTCTCGATGTACCGGACGCTCCCCCACGCCGCGCGCGAGCAGGTGCGCGAGTTCATCTACTTCAAGGGAACGAGGGCGCGCCGGACCCGGCGCTCGACTCGCTCCGCACGTCGCTGAGAGGCATCGACACGTGACACCCGAGCGCATCGCCAGGTTCCGCCGGCTGATGCGGACCGGGTACGCCCTCGTCAAGCGGAGCCGGTTCAAGCCGGCCATGGCCCGGTTCGAGGAAGCCCGTTCCATGGCCGCGCGCTCGCGCGCCTACGGGCTCGCCGACAAGGCGATCGCGAACCGGAGCATGGCGCTCATCGAGATGGGCGAATACGAGAAGGCTGCGGTGGGGCTCAAGGAGATCATCCTGCGCAGCCGCGACGACGAGACGATCTGCGGCGCGGCGTACAACCTGTCGATCAGCCTGCGGCGCCAGAACCAGTACCAGAAGGCGTGCTTCTACGCGCGCCTCGCCAACGAGAAGAGCCGCGCCATCGCCGACGCCAACTGGATCGCGCGCTGCCACAACCTGATGGGGAACCTGCACCTCGTCCGGAGCCGGCTCGAGCCGGCGCTCCGGGAGTACCGGA
Above is a window of Acidobacteriota bacterium DNA encoding:
- a CDS encoding helix-turn-helix transcriptional regulator; this encodes MRKDRALTQADLAMRVGIQQSDLCRMETGEYKVSLESLFKILKIFEMNIAEFFHLTTTADVTPGEQEILSMYRTLPHAAREQVREFIYFKGTRARRTRRSTRSARR